The following proteins are encoded in a genomic region of Bosea beijingensis:
- a CDS encoding LLM class flavin-dependent oxidoreductase: MSRTRLTFGLMLQGAGSHMNAWRHPSNPADASVNLDFFIRNARKAEENGIAFAFVADGLYINEKSIPHFLNRFEPLTILSALATVTKKLGLVGTVSTSYSDPYTIARQFASLDLISGGRAGWNAVTSPLEGSGRNYSRPHPEHSLRYEIAQEYLDIAKGLWDSWDDDAFIRDREASRFFDRDKLHTLNHKGRFFQVEGPLNIQRSQQGQPVLFQAGASEAGIGLAGRHADAVFANHVPLEEAQALYRAIKTSAVAHGRSVDDVKLFPGAGPIVGRTAAEAEEKYQAIRNLVSIEDALAYIGRYFDHHDFSAYPLDAPFPDLGDIGKNSFRSTTDRIKRNAVLKRQTLREAALEAATPRTDLIGSAEEIAGRLIERVEAQAADGFVLGFPVIGQGLDDFVELVIPVLEERGVYDRNLPGTTLRDHLGLPRRESRYATAPDAAPARRAS; encoded by the coding sequence ATGTCCCGCACCCGCCTCACCTTCGGCCTGATGCTCCAGGGCGCCGGCAGCCACATGAACGCCTGGCGCCACCCGAGCAACCCGGCCGATGCCAGCGTCAATCTCGATTTCTTCATCCGCAACGCCCGCAAGGCCGAGGAGAACGGCATCGCCTTCGCCTTCGTCGCGGACGGGCTCTATATCAACGAGAAGTCGATCCCGCATTTCCTCAACCGCTTCGAGCCGCTGACCATCCTCTCGGCGCTCGCGACAGTGACGAAGAAGCTCGGCCTCGTCGGCACGGTCTCGACCTCCTATAGCGACCCCTACACGATCGCCCGTCAATTCGCCTCGCTCGACCTGATCTCGGGCGGCCGGGCGGGCTGGAACGCTGTGACCTCGCCGCTGGAAGGCTCCGGCCGCAACTACAGCCGCCCGCATCCCGAGCATTCGCTCCGCTACGAGATCGCGCAGGAATATCTCGATATCGCCAAGGGCCTCTGGGATTCCTGGGACGACGATGCCTTCATCCGCGACCGCGAGGCCAGCCGCTTCTTCGATCGCGACAAGCTGCATACGCTGAACCACAAGGGCCGCTTCTTCCAGGTCGAAGGCCCGCTCAACATCCAGCGCTCGCAGCAGGGCCAGCCGGTGCTGTTCCAGGCCGGCGCCTCGGAAGCGGGCATCGGGCTCGCCGGCCGCCATGCCGACGCGGTCTTCGCCAATCATGTCCCTCTGGAAGAGGCGCAGGCGCTCTACCGCGCGATCAAGACCAGCGCCGTCGCCCATGGCCGCAGCGTCGACGACGTGAAGCTCTTTCCCGGAGCCGGGCCGATCGTCGGGCGCACCGCGGCCGAGGCCGAGGAGAAGTATCAGGCGATCCGCAACCTCGTCTCGATCGAGGACGCGCTGGCCTATATCGGCCGCTATTTCGACCACCACGACTTCAGCGCCTATCCGCTCGATGCGCCTTTCCCCGACCTCGGCGACATCGGCAAGAACAGCTTCCGCTCGACCACCGACCGTATCAAGCGCAACGCCGTCCTGAAGCGCCAGACGCTGCGCGAGGCGGCACTGGAAGCCGCGACGCCCCGCACCGACCTCATCGGCTCGGCCGAGGAGATCGCCGGCAGGCTGATCGAGCGCGTCGAGGCGCAGGCGGCCGACGGCTTCGTGCTCGGCTTCCCGGTGATCGGCCAGGGCCTCGACGATTTCGTCGAGCTGGTGATCCCGGTGCTGGAGGAGCGCGGCGTCTACGACCGCAACCTGCCGGGCACGACCCTGCGCGACCATCTCGGCCTCCCCCGCCGCGAGAGCCGCTACGCGACCGCACCGGATGCCGCCCCGGCCCGCCGCGCGAGCTGA
- the napE gene encoding periplasmic nitrate reductase, NapE protein, which translates to MTTETAKTGGPEAATEKPTRRAELTAFLILAVLIWPVLSVGIVGGYGFLVWMSQLVLGPPGPPR; encoded by the coding sequence ATGACGACCGAGACCGCGAAGACCGGCGGCCCGGAGGCCGCGACCGAGAAGCCGACGAGGCGCGCCGAGCTCACCGCCTTCCTCATCCTGGCCGTGCTGATCTGGCCGGTCCTGTCGGTCGGTATCGTCGGCGGCTACGGCTTCCTTGTCTGGATGTCCCAGCTCGTCCTCGGCCCGCCCGGGCCTCCACGTTGA
- a CDS encoding chaperone NapD, whose amino-acid sequence MPERSRPRFHHISSAVVSALPAKVEAVLASIAELPETEIHRVENGKIVIVLEGSSTGVIGDRLAAISLIDGVLSANMVFEQIEDLETLDDPGVIP is encoded by the coding sequence ATGCCTGAGCGTTCCCGCCCGCGCTTCCACCATATATCGAGCGCCGTCGTCTCGGCCCTGCCGGCCAAGGTCGAGGCCGTACTCGCCAGCATCGCGGAGCTTCCCGAGACCGAGATCCATCGGGTCGAGAACGGCAAGATCGTGATCGTGTTGGAAGGTTCCAGCACCGGCGTGATCGGCGACCGGCTCGCCGCCATCAGCCTGATCGACGGCGTGCTCTCGGCCAACATGGTGTTCGAGCAGATCGAAGACCTCGAAACCCTCGACGACCCCGGAGTAATCCCATGA
- a CDS encoding MsnO8 family LLM class oxidoreductase has translation MTYALSLLDKTPLIEGETAGAALQRTVSLAQAAERLGYHRFWLAEHHDFPGLVSPAPEVFAAYLLARTQRIRIGSGGVLLPHHSPYKVAETFNLLASLAPGRVDLGIGKAPGGLPLSTKALRVLHDPARAPSFEALLDELDGFLVPPAVTDGPRDKARALPVPPVTPERFLLGASPDSARQAGERGWHFVFAGHHNGDPKAIDESLNAYAKAGGTAPLLLAVAAFAAETAEEAQNLTEDHRVVRLTLDNGQNLNLGSEEQAAEYARQAGAASYSTEIRKPHILAGTPEQVRRELDGLHARFGIAEFVIDTPTALTSRRLASLTLLAGERPALAA, from the coding sequence ATGACCTACGCACTGAGCCTTCTCGACAAGACCCCGCTCATCGAGGGCGAAACCGCCGGCGCCGCATTGCAGCGCACGGTGAGCCTCGCCCAGGCGGCGGAGCGCCTCGGCTACCACCGCTTCTGGCTGGCCGAACACCATGACTTCCCCGGCCTCGTCAGCCCCGCACCGGAAGTGTTCGCCGCCTATCTGCTGGCCCGCACGCAGCGCATCCGCATCGGCTCAGGCGGCGTCCTCTTGCCGCATCACAGCCCCTACAAGGTCGCAGAGACCTTCAACCTGCTGGCCTCGCTCGCGCCCGGCCGCGTCGATCTCGGCATCGGCAAGGCGCCCGGCGGCCTGCCACTCTCGACCAAGGCGCTGCGCGTATTGCACGATCCGGCCCGCGCGCCGTCCTTCGAGGCTTTGCTGGACGAGCTCGACGGCTTCCTCGTGCCGCCGGCAGTGACGGACGGCCCGCGGGACAAGGCCCGCGCCCTGCCCGTTCCGCCTGTGACGCCGGAGCGCTTCCTGCTCGGCGCGAGCCCGGACAGCGCCCGGCAGGCGGGCGAGCGCGGCTGGCACTTCGTCTTTGCCGGCCATCACAACGGCGATCCCAAGGCGATCGACGAGAGCCTGAACGCCTATGCCAAGGCCGGCGGCACGGCGCCCCTGCTGCTTGCGGTGGCCGCCTTCGCCGCCGAGACGGCCGAAGAGGCGCAGAACCTGACGGAGGACCACCGCGTCGTCCGTCTGACCCTCGACAACGGCCAGAACCTCAATCTCGGCAGCGAGGAGCAGGCGGCCGAGTATGCCCGCCAGGCCGGCGCGGCCTCCTACAGCACCGAGATCCGCAAGCCGCACATCCTTGCCGGGACGCCCGAGCAGGTCCGGCGCGAACTCGACGGGCTGCATGCCCGCTTCGGCATCGCCGAATTCGTCATCGACACGCCGACCGCCCTGACCAGCCGGCGCCTCGCCTCCCTGACGCTGCTCGCCGGCGAGAGGCCGGCGCTGGCGGCCTGA
- a CDS encoding flavin reductase family protein produces the protein MAVLSLASSTSPRAPAGPATRGDFRTALRHLAGGVSVITTGGDEDRTGLTVTSLSALSAEPPTVMFGLNLSSSTYPVLARHRSFGVNFLSATQKQVADRFAGRGGEKGPARYAEAEWSEGRTGTPLLEGALAALDCELEELIERHSHAIVIGRVREIRLGSNDAALLYWRGDYERLGWMAEEATTALGLRSA, from the coding sequence ATGGCGGTCCTGTCCCTTGCATCCTCGACTTCGCCCCGCGCCCCCGCCGGTCCGGCCACGCGCGGCGATTTCCGCACAGCCTTGCGCCACCTCGCCGGCGGCGTCTCCGTGATCACCACCGGAGGCGACGAGGATCGCACCGGCCTGACCGTGACCTCGCTCTCCGCACTCTCGGCCGAGCCTCCGACCGTGATGTTCGGGCTCAACCTCTCCTCCTCGACCTATCCCGTTCTCGCGCGCCATCGCAGCTTCGGCGTGAACTTCCTCAGCGCCACGCAGAAGCAGGTCGCGGACCGCTTTGCCGGACGCGGCGGCGAGAAGGGCCCGGCCCGTTATGCCGAGGCGGAATGGAGCGAGGGCCGCACCGGGACGCCTCTCCTGGAAGGCGCGCTGGCCGCGCTCGACTGCGAGCTGGAAGAGCTGATCGAGCGGCACTCTCACGCCATCGTCATCGGCCGGGTGCGCGAGATCCGGCTCGGCAGCAACGACGCCGCCCTCCTCTACTGGCGCGGCGATTACGAGCGACTCGGCTGGATGGCCGAGGAGGCGACGACCGCGCTCGGCCTCCGCTCCGCCTGA
- a CDS encoding GNAT family N-acetyltransferase produces the protein MADEFFYTTPLHPLAQPLVEQLTWEYATRYGSQFGEPPGAEMSRYPAELFAPPDGNFVLLLRDGRPIAGGAFKRFDERTAEMKRIWTHSDFRRQGLARRIVAEVEAQAVRQGYGKIYLTTGFRQPEARGLYLETGYTPLFDVSADPEFYRKLPFEKELSALPASLPRPPDSHAARSAA, from the coding sequence ATGGCCGACGAATTCTTCTACACGACCCCGCTTCATCCCCTCGCCCAGCCCCTGGTCGAGCAACTCACCTGGGAATACGCCACGCGCTATGGCAGCCAGTTCGGCGAGCCGCCCGGCGCCGAGATGAGCCGCTATCCGGCCGAGCTTTTCGCCCCGCCGGACGGCAATTTCGTGCTGTTGCTGCGCGACGGCCGGCCCATCGCCGGCGGCGCCTTCAAGCGCTTCGACGAACGCACGGCCGAGATGAAGCGCATCTGGACCCATAGCGATTTCCGTCGTCAGGGCCTTGCCCGCCGCATCGTCGCCGAGGTCGAGGCGCAGGCCGTCCGGCAGGGCTATGGCAAGATCTACCTGACCACCGGCTTCCGCCAGCCCGAGGCCAGGGGGCTCTATCTGGAGACCGGCTACACGCCGCTCTTCGACGTCTCGGCCGATCCAGAGTTCTATCGGAAGCTGCCCTTCGAGAAGGAGCTCTCCGCGCTCCCGGCCTCGCTGCCGCGCCCGCCGGACAGCCACGCCGCCCGCAGCGCCGCCTGA
- the napF gene encoding ferredoxin-type protein NapF, with product MGENAIDFGRRRFLTGRPVQPQPEGVRPPWSRAASVAAACTGCGDCVPACPQQIIALDAGGRPALSFAASECSFCGACAEACPEQVFDRLLPAFAHVAAVGSDCFARRGIVCQSCGDACPESAIRFRARLGGPALPEIASDRCNGCGACIAACPAQAIAVGARPAEAAHA from the coding sequence ATGGGCGAGAATGCCATCGATTTCGGACGACGCCGCTTCCTGACCGGCCGCCCGGTGCAGCCGCAGCCGGAAGGCGTGCGGCCGCCATGGTCGCGCGCGGCTTCGGTCGCAGCGGCCTGCACCGGCTGCGGCGACTGCGTGCCGGCCTGTCCGCAGCAAATCATCGCGCTCGACGCCGGGGGCCGGCCGGCTCTGAGCTTCGCCGCAAGCGAGTGCAGCTTCTGCGGCGCCTGCGCGGAAGCCTGCCCCGAGCAGGTCTTCGATCGTCTGCTGCCGGCCTTCGCGCATGTCGCGGCGGTTGGCTCCGATTGCTTCGCCAGGCGCGGCATCGTCTGCCAGAGCTGCGGCGATGCCTGCCCGGAAAGCGCGATCCGCTTCCGGGCCCGCCTCGGCGGCCCGGCCCTGCCGGAGATTGCAAGCGACCGCTGCAATGGCTGCGGCGCCTGCATCGCCGCCTGCCCGGCGCAGGCTATCGCGGTCGGCGCGCGCCCGGCGGAGGCTGCCCATGCCTGA
- a CDS encoding amino acid ABC transporter permease/ATP-binding protein: MTLASDFAGLPTHAQNPAPHRDFSRYRIVPARYPGRTIGTVFAAVVIFAVLNSVLSNPRWGWDVFAEWFFAEPVLVGLGRTLFLTLLGTVFGFLLGTVLALARVSGSPLLASLSWGYVWLFRSIPLIVLLLILNNLGYLYSTIWLGIPFTDISLGSWQTTQLITPFLAAVLGLTLNAAAFSSEIVRGGILAVDQGQHEAAAALGLPKHRQVSRIVLPQAMRSILPTAFNEIISLAKGTSQVYILALPELFYTIQVIYRRNLEVIPLLMVATVWYLVILSVLSFFQRHIERHYARGALRNPPPSAIDTARRWLGRNRVGFTAPTHAPTAPRTASLATLSPRSGGEIRISHVSKSFGPLKVLDDVSLSLRPGGVTAIIGQSGSGKSTLLRSINHLERVDEGFIAIDGELIGYRQDGETLYELKEKDILARRVDVGMVFQNFNLFPHLTAIENIAEAPVTVRGLSREQAFAEAQELLARVGLAEKANAYPRQLSGGQQQRVAIARALALKPKVLLFDEPTSALDPELVGEVLDVIKELARSGTTLVIVTHEIGFAREVADQVVFMEAGSIVESGAPADVLGNPSHSRTREFLAKVL; this comes from the coding sequence ATGACCCTCGCCAGCGATTTCGCGGGCTTGCCCACGCACGCCCAGAATCCAGCCCCGCACCGCGATTTCAGCCGCTATCGCATCGTCCCCGCCCGCTATCCGGGACGGACCATCGGCACCGTCTTCGCCGCCGTCGTGATCTTCGCGGTCCTGAATTCGGTGCTCTCCAACCCGCGCTGGGGCTGGGACGTCTTCGCGGAGTGGTTCTTCGCCGAGCCTGTGCTGGTCGGGCTCGGCCGCACGTTGTTCCTGACCCTGCTCGGCACGGTCTTCGGCTTCCTGCTCGGCACGGTGCTGGCGCTGGCGCGAGTTTCCGGCTCGCCACTGCTCGCCTCGCTGTCCTGGGGCTATGTCTGGCTCTTCCGCTCGATCCCGCTGATCGTGCTGCTGCTGATCCTGAACAATCTCGGCTATCTCTACAGCACGATCTGGCTCGGCATCCCCTTCACCGATATCAGCCTCGGCTCCTGGCAGACGACGCAGCTCATCACGCCCTTCCTCGCCGCCGTGCTGGGCCTGACACTGAACGCCGCCGCCTTCTCCTCCGAGATCGTGCGTGGCGGCATCCTCGCCGTCGACCAGGGCCAGCATGAGGCCGCGGCCGCGCTCGGGCTGCCGAAGCACCGCCAGGTCTCGCGGATCGTGCTGCCGCAGGCGATGCGCTCGATTCTGCCGACCGCCTTCAACGAGATCATCAGCCTCGCGAAGGGCACAAGCCAGGTCTACATCCTGGCCCTGCCGGAGCTGTTCTACACCATCCAGGTCATCTACCGGCGCAATCTCGAGGTGATCCCGCTGCTGATGGTGGCGACGGTCTGGTACCTCGTCATTCTCAGCGTCCTCTCCTTCTTCCAGCGCCATATCGAGCGTCACTATGCCCGGGGCGCCCTGCGCAACCCGCCGCCCTCGGCGATCGACACGGCCCGGCGCTGGCTCGGCCGGAACCGCGTCGGCTTCACCGCCCCTACACATGCCCCCACCGCACCGCGCACGGCCTCGCTCGCCACGCTCTCGCCACGCAGCGGCGGCGAGATCCGGATCAGCCATGTCTCGAAGAGTTTTGGCCCGCTCAAGGTGCTCGACGATGTCAGCCTGTCGCTGCGCCCCGGCGGCGTCACCGCGATCATCGGCCAGTCCGGCTCCGGCAAGTCGACCCTGCTGCGCTCGATCAATCATCTGGAGCGCGTCGACGAAGGCTTCATCGCCATCGACGGCGAGCTGATCGGCTACCGGCAGGACGGCGAGACGCTCTACGAGCTGAAGGAGAAGGATATTCTGGCCCGGCGCGTCGATGTCGGCATGGTCTTCCAGAACTTCAATCTCTTCCCGCACCTGACCGCGATCGAGAACATCGCCGAGGCGCCGGTGACCGTGCGCGGCCTCTCTCGCGAGCAGGCTTTTGCCGAGGCGCAGGAACTGCTCGCCCGCGTCGGCCTGGCCGAGAAGGCGAACGCCTATCCGCGCCAGCTCTCCGGCGGCCAGCAGCAGCGCGTCGCCATCGCCCGAGCGCTCGCCCTCAAACCAAAAGTCCTGCTCTTCGACGAGCCGACCTCGGCGCTCGACCCCGAGCTCGTCGGCGAAGTCCTCGACGTCATCAAGGAGCTCGCCCGCTCGGGCACGACGCTGGTCATCGTCACCCATGAGATCGGCTTCGCCCGCGAAGTCGCCGACCAGGTCGTCTTCATGGAGGCAGGCAGCATCGTCGAAAGCGGCGCCCCGGCCGACGTGCTCGGCAATCCCAGTCACAGCCGCACCCGCGAATTCCTCGCCAAGGTGCTCTGA